The Chrysiogenia bacterium DNA segment TCGCCGGCAAATGCGGCCTCCAGGTTCTTCTTGGTTTGGGTTTTGTCGATGGTACTCATTGTTTTCACCTTCCCGCCGGGGGTTTCCCTGCCCGGCATGGTTTCAATGTGCACCATTTCCATTTATAAATAAAATATCAGTATTTTATGATAATATAATATTTACTTATGGATATTACCCTCACCCAGATGGAATACCTGCTCGCCGTGGCCGAGCTGGGGAGCTTTGGAAAGGCCGCCGAGCGCTGCCACGTGAGCCAGCCGGCCCTGAGCATGCAGGTCCGGAAGGCCGAGGACCTGCTGGGCGTGCTGGTCCTGGATCGCAGCCGCAAGCCCGTCGTCCCCACGGACCTGGGCGAGAAGGTCATCACCCAGATTCGCGCCGTCCTGCGCGAGGCGGGCCGGATCGACGACGTGCTGAGCGAATCGCGCGGCGAGGTGGCGGGTCCCTACCGGCTGGGGATCATCCCGACGCTGGCGCCCTACGTTCTGCCGCGATTCCTGCCGCACTTTGCCAGGACCTATCCGAAAGTCGAGCTGGAGATTCAGGAACTGCAGACCGAGCGCATTCTCGAAGCGCTGGCCGCCGACCGGCTCGATGGCGGGCTCGCGGTCACGCCGCTGGACGTGCCGGGCCTTACCGAGCGCGCGCTCTTCTACGAACCCTTTGAGGTCTTTATCTCGCCCGAGCACAAGCTCTCTGCAAAGAAGGCCATCGCCGAGGCCGATCTCCACGACGATGAAGTGT contains these protein-coding regions:
- a CDS encoding hydrogen peroxide-inducible genes activator → MDITLTQMEYLLAVAELGSFGKAAERCHVSQPALSMQVRKAEDLLGVLVLDRSRKPVVPTDLGEKVITQIRAVLREAGRIDDVLSESRGEVAGPYRLGIIPTLAPYVLPRFLPHFARTYPKVELEIQELQTERILEALAADRLDGGLAVTPLDVPGLTERALFYEPFEVFISPEHKLSAKKAIAEADLHDDEVWIMPEGHCFRSQVLQLCRASSSGKGPIRFESGSIETLMKLVEQNFGITVVPHLAVADLSPAKRKRYVRPFAGGAPVREVSLLLGRAYLRRAIADTLCEAIRASMPPELLSESAAAQVVAPIV